The following are encoded in a window of Solidesulfovibrio magneticus RS-1 genomic DNA:
- a CDS encoding LutC/YkgG family protein, translating to MKTRAKNAILGRLRAATAAGFPRVSAPTIPRKPGGGVADFERFAAVLTTLGPTFEMARTPEEARQALTAYLAANDVKTAVRWDHPDLDAVSAAGVLAEAKVAVIAPEELPERVCPGLAAVDLGVTAVAYALCATGSLVMAAAPGRERGTPLVPRLHVAFVARSRLVPDLPTMLERVGQGPMPSALNCVSGVSSTGDIEFVYVRGVHGPLAVHVIGLDWL from the coding sequence ATGAAAACGCGCGCCAAAAACGCCATCCTCGGTCGCCTGCGTGCGGCCACGGCCGCCGGCTTCCCCCGTGTCTCGGCCCCGACCATTCCCCGCAAACCGGGCGGGGGCGTGGCCGATTTCGAGCGCTTCGCCGCCGTGCTGACCACCCTTGGGCCTACCTTTGAGATGGCCCGCACCCCCGAGGAGGCCCGACAGGCGCTGACCGCTTATCTGGCCGCCAACGACGTGAAAACCGCCGTGCGCTGGGACCATCCCGATCTCGACGCCGTCTCGGCCGCCGGCGTCCTGGCCGAGGCCAAGGTCGCGGTCATTGCCCCGGAAGAGCTGCCCGAGCGCGTCTGTCCGGGCCTGGCCGCCGTGGATCTCGGCGTCACGGCCGTGGCCTACGCCCTGTGCGCCACCGGCAGCCTTGTCATGGCCGCCGCCCCGGGACGTGAGCGCGGCACACCGCTGGTGCCGCGCCTGCATGTGGCCTTCGTGGCCAGATCGCGTCTTGTGCCCGACCTGCCGACCATGCTGGAGCGGGTGGGGCAGGGGCCCATGCCCAGCGCACTTAACTGTGTCTCGGGCGTGTCCAGCACCGGCGACATCGAATTCGTTTACGTGCGCGGCGTGCACGGGCCGCTGGCCGTGCATGTGATCGGGCTGGATTGGTTGTAA